AAATGCTAGTTAAATCCTTTAAATGTGAAATGCTAATTTCAAACGTATTCGATTTCATATCtcataatttttagaaaaaagaaataacaatatTTGAGAATTGATAAATGAGAAAAGTAACTATTAGCTATACCTAGGATATAAATTGTGAACTTTCAATTCGAGAAAAGAATGATacaagtatcataactttcgtatggcAGTCACTTTGATGCCAAGATTTTTTTccggattacttaagtgtcaacatcTATTTGGGACGTCGACAATCCCTCGTGGCAatattttatcatcttttcGGACAGACGTGGCTCTCTGGCGACTTGGTTCTGCATTTGTTCCCCAAGCAATGCCGTTTAGCATGGTTTGTCCCAATTTAAAACCCTAATTCGGCCAAATCGACCAAATCCCCTCTTCTTCAACCCTAATTTGAAATCTGACAATTTGGGCCAAAATTTCTAGGTGGATATTGCAATGGAGAGTAGGAGCATGGCAAGCAGCTCAATGTCGTGTGTCAAGAATGGACGAGTGAAGGCTCGGACGAGAATGGCCAGCTCTTGAAGAGCGCAAACCCAAGCTTCTAAAACAGGGCCTCTTGGTTCCTCTTCTCCGACACAGACTCCAGGCGAAACTAGAGCTTCTACGGCCATAGTTGGATGTAAATGTCCGGGGCATTCAGATAGGAAAAAACTAAGGCCTTAACGAGGTGAATGAGTTCTTGAGCGATGGAGACAGCGAGGCAAAAAACAGAACCTCTCGGTCACAGCTCTCCTTGGACAACTGTGATGGTTGCCGACTGTCTTGGAGACCCACCGGAGCTGAAAGACGGCTGACTGGTGAGAAGGGGTGCCACAGCTGTGATGCACGAAAGGAGAAGAAGCCGTGCGAGGGAAAactggagaagatgaagatggtggCGAATATTCTAGTCAGTGAGATTGTATTCATCTCCTTCTTTTAGGTGTTCATCAACTGCAAATACACGCCATAAATGAATGTTTCTATTTGATCAATAGTGCTAGTATAAGAAATAACTTCGATCTACATCCTTGAGGCATAgacctatatatatttattcaaATATGATAGACCATAGTcatattataagaaataaaCCTCTAAATGAAGTTGGTTCTATTTACACCAAATTAATTACATATCAAGAAGTGGAGCCACTTATTATTTAACTTGGCTCAcataaataaaatacaaaatccATAATTTTCTCCGACCGATTTTCTCACCCCTCCATTCGGTCAAATGAGTTTACCTTTACTTTTTGATGTGTTTTCTTCCTTCCTGGTTCTCCAGTGGGGCATGGTAGGTAATTAGCATGAATAttgtttgggaaaattaccaaaaaagccataaacttattgcaagtgtgtcaattcagtctatttggccGACCGGTGCCAATATggcaaattttatattttcaaaatttttaatttttaattttttataattttttctgtctttttttttccttttcatcttttggggTTTGGGCAGGCAGCCTCCTGACGGCCCCTGGAGGAGGGCCTGCGAGCCCTCGTTGATTATAATTGGTGTTGATACCTTAGATAATGATCTAGGTTTAATTAAATCTGGTTAGAGGAAGAGGGTTCGAGCTTTCCCGGGCTAGTGAATTAAAATTTGGTCTCCTGACTATATCATAGATTTCTCAGTTTTCACTTGTGATTATGACTATTCCGCGGCGAAAAATCCAAACGAAACTTTAACTCGTCTCTTACGCCAACAAATATGACCGCGTCAAGCTCCGGTCAATACGGAGAAGGAGTCTCAGAAACAGAAACCACCcgcctccttcttccttctttctctcttccttccttcacAACCCCTATATATATAGTCATACCACACACACTCTTTCCTCTTCATAGCCTTCTTCGTCTCAACCCTTTTTCATTACATCCATCTCCTACGTTTTTCCTTTAACAAGCTTCAAGCTTTCCAAGCGGTGATCTTCAACccacaaaagggcaaaaaagaaaagaagatgaagcgaGCCTTCGAAATCACCTTAATATCCGCGGAGAACATACGGCTCAACAAAAAGCCAGTGAAGAACGCGGTCGTGGCGGTTCGAGTGGAGCCCGGCCACGAATGCTCCACCAAACCGGCGCCGGACAAAGGAACAAACCCTCGGTGGAACGAGAATCTCATCGTTGACTTGCCGCTTCATGCGGGCTTCATTACCGTGGAAGTGAAGTGCAAGAGCTCGTCGGGGAGTTACAAGCTCGTCGGCGGAGCGACAGTCCCGGTTTCGGATTTCGCCGGAGATCCTGGCGCACCCAAGGGTCACGTGCATTTTCTGAGTTATAGGTTGAGGGATCCTCATGGCGTGAGGACGGATGGCATCATTAACATTTCGGCGAAAATGGCCGCGCCGGCACCATCACACAAGTGTGAAGTTCCACGACCGGAGATCGGAGTGCCGGTAGGTGACCAGAGGAAGATGATGGCGGCTGGTGGATTGGTAACTGGAGTCCCAGTTTGGTACGCCCAGCCTTGTAGATGTTGAACCCAGAGCTGATCATACTAAGTTGACCTTTTCTGGTTGACTGTTTTCTCTTGAGCTAACATGACATTGTAAACACAACAAGTGCAATGGGAAATTTCCATGGACCAATAATATATGGGTATGGAAGACATCCTCAATTTCATGCCGGCCAAACTGTTTCTGAAACGCGacatgttttttcttcttttcttgggtGGTTTCTCTTGGCTTTCAGCTGTACAATCTCGCTTCCTTACTATCATAGAGAGAGCCTCTACATGTATTTAATGAAGGCAAAAAGTTATGTATTATATTTGAACACCGCTACATATTCAAAACAATAACGGCTAGGAAGTCTCGTCGAGGAGGCGATCATATGCATTTGGGCACGCCACGGAGGTGACATTTGTCTCCGTGGGCTGAAGCCGCTGAACCAATCAAGGCCACTGACCACGTAAGTCTCACTTATGACCCAGATGGATCTTACAAGTCTTAATGAAACATATTATGTATCATCTATGGATCCATGCTCATTCAAGTACTTTTCCTTTAGGGGACAATTACAACACCATATAGTTGCAGTTAAAATGAATAAGCCCATTTTTCCAAGGATCTTTAGTAGAAGTTGTATTTGCTGAGAACAAATAGCGGCAACCACAGGGGAGCATTAACGGCAACTAGAGGCGACCGTCTGCCAAGCAAGCATTAATCGGCAACCTCGTCGCAGCAGGTGCTGTTGCAACTCTCGTCAAAGCTTGGTGAAAGCACTAGGCGGCGAATCTAGCTTAGGCGAGGCCCATCACCAAGGTCGAGTGACCCCATGCAATGAGCTGCCGGAGTTATGTGACCTTAGGTGAGGCCACGCTGAGGCCGCACATCCTCGAATTCCTAGATCTAGCGTTTCAACAGTCATGCTTCCCAAATCTAGCCCTTTGACGATCGGCATGACCCTAGATGAGGGCCGCCGAGGTTGTGCGACCCCAGGTGAGGCGACACCAATGTCGCGCGAGCCTTGCAACGGTTCGTTGAGGTCTCGCAATCCCAGGCGAGGCAACGCCCAGGTCACATGACCTCGGGCAAGCCAAATATGGACTTTGGTGTTGCACGAGCCTTGCAATAGGTCGCCAAGGCCGTGCGACCCCAGGCAACGAGAGGACCGCGGCGAGCCACCCCATGCGAACCCCCATTGGCATCCGCCCAGCTCCTTCGAGCCACCTCCACAATGTCCAGATTTGCAAGGAGATGATGAATAGTCGCGATGGCAAgaatgaaatatgaaaatttttgcaggggtaattttagaagaaaaaaagttcattAATCTTGGAAGTTATCTTTCCAAAATACCAAAACCTAAGTAAATTCTCCATTGTCTCGGGCTTTCAGCATTTCTAATATTGGTATCTCTTCTAAGTagtccaaaataaaatttaccaAACGCTCTAACTTTTTTCCGAAAACTTTAGAGCGTCCAAAATCCCATAAAAAAGCTCAATCGAACGCACCATAAAAATTATGATGTATTCGAGAGATTTATCGTGCAAGGCGTTAAGGAGTATTAAGACGAAGATGAATAATGGCGAGATATCGGGGAGACGATCGCGACATCTTTTCTGGGCCACGTCGAAAGCGATGCACTGGCGGGTTGAC
This sequence is a window from Rhodamnia argentea isolate NSW1041297 chromosome 3, ASM2092103v1, whole genome shotgun sequence. Protein-coding genes within it:
- the LOC115743182 gene encoding BON1-associated protein 2-like yields the protein MKRAFEITLISAENIRLNKKPVKNAVVAVRVEPGHECSTKPAPDKGTNPRWNENLIVDLPLHAGFITVEVKCKSSSGSYKLVGGATVPVSDFAGDPGAPKGHVHFLSYRLRDPHGVRTDGIINISAKMAAPAPSHKCEVPRPEIGVPVGDQRKMMAAGGLVTGVPVWYAQPCRC